In Verrucomicrobiota bacterium, the following are encoded in one genomic region:
- a CDS encoding STN domain-containing protein, which produces MNRNSIRSHRHSFLLIFAFACLCTIFLTACTEKEKLPLDIPEGFATTTLKDFARQTNVEILFDRQSVYGVKTNAVKGKYDPGSALGIMLKDTPLGV; this is translated from the coding sequence GTGAACAGAAATTCCATACGATCACACCGTCACTCGTTCCTACTGATTTTTGCTTTCGCTTGCCTTTGTACAATCTTCCTCACCGCCTGCACCGAAAAAGAAAAGCTACCCCTTGATATTCCTGAAGGTTTCGCCACCACCACACTCAAGGATTTTGCCCGCCAAACCAACGTGGAAATTCTGTTTGATCGTCAAAGCGTTTATGGGGTAAAAACGAACGCGGTAAAGGGGAAATATGATCCAGGTTCCGCTTTAGGTATAATGCTTAAGGATACACCACTTGGAGTTG